A stretch of DNA from Acidobacteriota bacterium:
TACCTTGATGATGTCTTCGGAGGAAGAGTCGCGACCCTGATGTCCAATAGCTATTACATCTCAGATTCGGTCAAGAAAGCAGACCTCCTGATTGGAGCCGTTCTCATCCATGGTGCTTCTGCGCCAAAACTCGTCACGAGAAAGATGATCTCCACCATGAAGAAGGGCTCGGTCATTGTGGATGTCGCCGTGGATCAGGGAGGATGCATCGAAACGACCAGGCCGACCAAGCATAGCGACCCTGTTTATTTCGTAGATGGGGTTCTGCACTACGGTGTGGCAAACATGCCCGGAGCCGTACCAAGGACATCGACATTTGCTCTGACAAACGTCACCATTCCATACGCTCTTATGATAGCGAACATGGGTTTCAAGAGAGCCGTAGTTAAGGATAAAGGCTTGAAGCTTGGCGTCAACACATATGACGGCAAAGTGACTCACCGGGGAGTCGCGGAATCTCAGAACCTTCCATATCACGATCTCGGGAATCTTCTCTAAGTGAACGTAGAGAAAGATCTTAAGGTTTGGCGCTTATTGATAGATCCTTCTCTCGATGGATCGAGGAACATGGCCATCGACGAAGCTCTTCTCGATACCTGTGCTTCGAGAGGAAGAGAATCCTGTTTTCCGGTGCTGAGATTCTATCAATGGAAGACTCCAACGATTTCAATCGGATACAACCAGAAGGTTGAAGAATCGGTCGATCCGGAGTTCTGCAGGAGGATGGGGATAGAGGTAACGCGGAGGCCAACCGGTGGAAAAGCCGTCCTCCATGATCGGGAACTGACTTATAGCATCACGGCAGATTGTTCCGATCATCCTTTCACTAGTTCCGTAGCGGAAAATTACATAATCATATCTGAAGCCATTATAGAGGGGCTTAGAGTATTAGGCATTGATGCCATTATCGCCGACGCGGGGATTCCAGCTTATGATCCATTCTCCAGGGAGCACTGTTTCAGCAGACTATCTCGATACGAAATCTCTTACAGGCAACTCAAGATTGTCGGTTCGGCTCAGAGAAGGAGGAAGAAAGCATTCCTTCAGCACGGCTCTTTGTTACTCGATATGGACAGAGTGCTGCTTGCCGGGGCATTGAGATCGGAAGGGATTCAGCAAGCAGGATCTCAATTTGTGACGATAAGCGAAGCGGCGGAAAGAGAGGTGAGCTTTGATGAGCTCGCCGAAACGCTGGCGAAAAGCTTCCAGAAAACGTTTGGAGTTTCTTTACTGAGGGGATCTCTATCGCAGAAGGAAAGAAACCTTGCGGAGGAGCTGCTGATTCGCAAGTATATAACCGCTGCGGGCGGATGACGGCGCTTTGCCTCAGCCACCCGCCGATATTTCTTTAGAACTGTCATCCTTTCATCTTGCAGGGTTGCAGGTTTCCCTTTCTAACACCTAAGATGAGTTGTTTAGGGAAGATATTGAGAGGCTTCATTGATCGGCACGACGGTCGTCACCCTTCCATCCTTCCCATACCAGCGCTTTCCGTCTATCTCATATGAGTAGCCATCTCTTGATTCCATAAATTCCTCTTCAGGATTCAATTTATCCTTGCTGGAAGAGATGACCGGGATTGAAACCGTCTTGTCCCCGAGAACGAATTCAATCCTCTTGCTAGATTTGACGAATCTCAGTCTGCTGTCCATATGGAGGAGATCGGAAAGCTCTGCAGGCGAAAGAATAAGCTCGTTTTTGTCGGTCATCGGCAGGCGGAGGATCTGGTAGGGGAGAGAAACCTGGAAATGCCTTGCCGCAGAGCAAAATTCGAGAGGCTCGCTTCCCCTCCGGAAAGCTTCCAGAATGACCTCTTCACAGCCTGTCTCGACGCTGGCTTTGAAGCCTGTTCTTTTGTCCACGGGGACGAGAACTATGCCGGGAGGGACGTTGAAATCGGATGGCTCTCTGTCGGAAAGCGCGCTTGACATGAAATTGATCCAGATGGGAAGCGCCGCCCTCGTCCCGGTCTCGTCATGACCAAGACTCTTTTTAGTGTCGTATCCGACCCAGACTCCACAGATGAGGTTGGGCGAGAAACCAATGAACCAGGCATCTGTGTAGTCGTTGGTTGTCCCTGTTTTGCCTGCAAGAGGTTTTCCCAGGGACAGGGCTCTCTGAGCCGTTCCGCTCTCGACGACACCCTTCATTATCCAGACCATCTGGAAGGCGGATTCCTCGCTGATCGACTCGTGAGCTTCCCCCTTTGTCTCCTCTCTCATGGTTCCCGTTCTGTCTGTGACGTAACGGACGAAGATTGGATTCATCCGTATTCCACCGGTGGGCAGTGCCGAAAGGGCAGATGTCAGATTGAGCAGGGTTACCTCAAAGGAGCCTAGAGCCATGGATGGGTAAGGCTGAAGGCTGGCTTCGATCCCCATCTTTTTAGCCTGGCGGATCACTCTGTCGTAACCTACCATGTTGAGAAGCTTAACAGTCGGGATGTTTATCGACTGCTCGATGACCTCTCTCAGCGTTCGCAATCCGGAATAGTCGTTTGTGTAATTATCTGGAAGATATGGATTCTCCGTCTTTCTATCGTAGAGAACGATAGGTTCATCGAGGATCTTAAAAGAGGGGGAGAATCCGTTCTCCAGCGCAGCGGCCAGTATGAATGGCTTGAAAGCGGATCCTGCTTGCCTCTTTGCCTGAACGGCTCTGTCGAATTCACTCTTGTTGAAATCCGAACCGCCAACGAGGGCCTTTATCTCGCCCGTGGATGGATCGATGGCGACAAGAGCCGCCTCCGCGGGCGGTTTGTTCGGATGTCTCTTTTTGAGGTTATCGAGCCCCTTCCGGACAGACTCATTGGCAAACTGCTGGAGCCTGACGTTAAGCGTCGTGTAGACGTCCATTCCTGCCCTGTAGAGCATCTCCTCTCCGAATCGTTCCAGGAGCGCTCTCCTTATCTCTTCCACGAAGTATGGCGCGACGTTGGCCTCTCCGTGTGCGGTCGCCACGACATTCACCTTCTCTTTCCTGATCGCCTCTTCTTCGTCGCTCTTCAGGAAACCTTCCTTCACCATTCGTCCAAGAACGTGGTTTTTCCTGGCTTCTGCCCTTTTTAGATTCTTCAGGGGAGAATTCGATTCGGGCCTCTGGAGCACGCCTGCCAGCATTGCGGACTCGGCTTTCGATAGATCTTTTGACGCTTTTCCGAAATAGAAGAGAGATGCGGCTTCGATGCCGTATCTACCGTGACCCATGTAGATCTGGTTGCAGTAGAAGTGGAGGATCTCCTCCTTTGTGTAGACTCGCTCGATCTGCAGCGCAAGAATTGCCTCCTGGATCTTCCGCTTGAGCGTCTTCTCCGGTTTGAGGAAGAGATTCCTCGCAAGCTGCTGCGTCAGCGTGCTTCCTCCCTGGACATACTGCATGGATTTGAGGTTTTGAAGCGCGGCACGCGCGACACCAATGAAATCTATCCCCTGGTGCCTGTAGAACCGGG
This window harbors:
- a CDS encoding PBP1A family penicillin-binding protein — protein: MQKARKTRRSILLGFAALSIVLGFALGEFLMKDLPSVRNLEDYSPPIMTRLFSDDGQEIFRFGQEKRILINQKSLPEFLVKAIVATEDSRFYRHQGIDFIGVARAALQNLKSMQYVQGGSTLTQQLARNLFLKPEKTLKRKIQEAILALQIERVYTKEEILHFYCNQIYMGHGRYGIEAASLFYFGKASKDLSKAESAMLAGVLQRPESNSPLKNLKRAEARKNHVLGRMVKEGFLKSDEEEAIRKEKVNVVATAHGEANVAPYFVEEIRRALLERFGEEMLYRAGMDVYTTLNVRLQQFANESVRKGLDNLKKRHPNKPPAEAALVAIDPSTGEIKALVGGSDFNKSEFDRAVQAKRQAGSAFKPFILAAALENGFSPSFKILDEPIVLYDRKTENPYLPDNYTNDYSGLRTLREVIEQSINIPTVKLLNMVGYDRVIRQAKKMGIEASLQPYPSMALGSFEVTLLNLTSALSALPTGGIRMNPIFVRYVTDRTGTMREETKGEAHESISEESAFQMVWIMKGVVESGTAQRALSLGKPLAGKTGTTNDYTDAWFIGFSPNLICGVWVGYDTKKSLGHDETGTRAALPIWINFMSSALSDREPSDFNVPPGIVLVPVDKRTGFKASVETGCEEVILEAFRRGSEPLEFCSAARHFQVSLPYQILRLPMTDKNELILSPAELSDLLHMDSRLRFVKSSKRIEFVLGDKTVSIPVISSSKDKLNPEEEFMESRDGYSYEIDGKRWYGKDGRVTTVVPINEASQYLP
- a CDS encoding biotin/lipoate A/B protein ligase family protein encodes the protein MIDPSLDGSRNMAIDEALLDTCASRGRESCFPVLRFYQWKTPTISIGYNQKVEESVDPEFCRRMGIEVTRRPTGGKAVLHDRELTYSITADCSDHPFTSSVAENYIIISEAIIEGLRVLGIDAIIADAGIPAYDPFSREHCFSRLSRYEISYRQLKIVGSAQRRRKKAFLQHGSLLLDMDRVLLAGALRSEGIQQAGSQFVTISEAAEREVSFDELAETLAKSFQKTFGVSLLRGSLSQKERNLAEELLIRKYITAAGG